The proteins below are encoded in one region of Lactuca sativa cultivar Salinas chromosome 3, Lsat_Salinas_v11, whole genome shotgun sequence:
- the LOC111876014 gene encoding uncharacterized protein LOC111876014 has product MDPIITYSSSSFKIPLSSFCYPFTSIKSNTTFKKPRRNASYISLSSNSENPTSVWQKYSSSIKKLPTLRSILHGLRTFDKTSMNQWCSNREPISDRLGCNYLQNGGLGMALLSVTSTAKVRISPFVATLAANPTFVSAFFAWLIAQSLKVLLHFCFEKKLDLRIMCSSGGMPSSHSALCTALTTSVAICHGVADSLFPVCLGFSLIVMYDAIGVRRHAGMQAEVLNLIVEDLFQGHPVSKRKLKELLGHTPSQVVAGAVLGILVASICCQGCFHVI; this is encoded by the exons ATGGACCCTATCATAACATACTCCTCTTCCAGCTTCAAAATACCCCTATCAAGTTTTTGTTATCCCTTTACTTCAATCAAATCTAATACAACTTTCAAGAAACCGAGAAGAAATGCTTCGTACATCTCTCTTTCCTCTAACTCTGAAAACCCTACATCTGTATGGCAAAAATACTCTTCATCCATTAAAAAGTTGCCGACTTTGAGATCAATCTTACATGGGTTGAGAACATTTGATAAAACTTCAATGAACCAATGGTGTTCTAATCGAGAGCCAATATCAGATAGACTCGGTTGCAATTACTTGCAGAATGGAGGGCTTGGTATGGCTCTATTGAGTGTAACATCAACCGCAAAG GTTCGAATTAGCCCATTTGTTGCAACACTAGCTGCAAACCCGACTTTTGTTTCTGCTTTTTTTGCGTGGCTAATAGCACAGTCTTTGAAAGTTCTATTACATTTTTGCTTTGAGAAGAAATTGGATTTGCGAATAATGTGTTCTTCAGGGGGAATGCCTTCTTCGCATTCAGCTTTATGCACAGCTTTGACTACTTCAGTGGCGATATGTCATGGAGTGGCAGATTCGTTATTTCCTGTGTGTTTGGGGTTTAGTTTGATTGTGATGTACGATGCTATTGGTGTTCGTCGTCATGCAGGGATGCAAGCAGAG GTTCTTAATCTTATCGTTGAGGACTTGTTTCAAGGGCATCCCGTGAGTAAAAGAAAGCTGAAGGAATTGCTTGGCCACACCCCGTCACAGGTGGTTGCTGGGGCTGTGCTTGGGATTCTGGTGGCTTCTATTTGTTGTCAAGGTTGCTTCCATGTGATCTGA